TAAAAAAGGATGAAGATCTTGTAAAATCTGTTGATCGCTTGCGTTAAGCCTAAAACCTTAGTAGTATTAGTGCGTTAAACCCGGGGTAGTTTCCGGGTTTTTTATTTTAATTGTATTACAAATGAATTCAATGAAAAAACTTCAGGTTTTATCGCTTACCTAACTCAATTACTTCCAAGTCTTTAATATTATTACCCTCTATAATAAAACGTAGCATAGTCCTTACTTGGTGAAAACCATGTTTTCCACATGCTCCTGGGTTCATATGTAGTACCCCTAATTTTTTGTCCATCATTACTTTAAGAATATGAGAATGTCCACAAATGAATAATTTTGGAGGATTCTCTTTGATGATATCTCTTGTTCTACTATTATATTTAGGGGGATATCCTCCTATGTGGGTAATAAGTACATCAACACCTTCGCAAAAAAATCTATTATGCTCTGGGTATTC
The genomic region above belongs to Maribacter hydrothermalis and contains:
- a CDS encoding metallophosphoesterase family protein translates to MTKILLLSDTHSHIDEAILKHVHWADEVWHAGDIGSLAVTDTISKIKPLRGVYGNIDDHIIQKEYPEHNRFFCEGVDVLITHIGGYPPKYNSRTRDIIKENPPKLFICGHSHILKVMMDKKLGVLHMNPGACGKHGFHQVRTMLRFIIEGNNIKDLEVIELGKR